Proteins encoded by one window of Conger conger chromosome 1, fConCon1.1, whole genome shotgun sequence:
- the esr2b gene encoding estrogen receptor 2b isoform X3, whose translation MMAKMTGSPGNELPLLQLQEVDSSKVGENGGSAGLLPSMYNGALPTLSMDNHAVCIPSPYTDSGHDYTTLTFYRPPILGHAGPAVPEGPDVRPSLSPSLFWPSHGHHGHVPQLALHFQQPLLYREPPHSPWGEPKPLEQGHAQTSKLAKRVAESEEGASSGGGCFAGKGDMHFCAVCHDYASGYHYGVWSCEGCKAFFKRSIQGHNDYICPATNQCTIDKNRRKSCQACRLRKCYEVGMMKCGVRRERCTYRGARHRRLPQIRDLAGSGGGARAHRRGEGPATQVQSSALTPEQLIDHIVEAEPPEIYLMKELKKPFTEDSMMRSLTNLADKELVLMISWAKKIPGFVELDLSDQVHLLECCWLELLMLGLMWRSVDHPGKLIFSPDLKLNRDEGSCVDGILEIFDMLLAATSRFRELKLQREEYVCLKAIILLNPNLCSASATDNREETESRSKLLHMLDAVTDALVWTIAKRGLTFQQQSARLAHLLMLLAHIRHVSNKGMEHLSNMKRKNLVPLYDLLLEMLDANTMHGTRMSESYSQPPPWPPTAQSQPSPQPSCSGEGPCPPKESSTI comes from the exons ATGATGGCCAAAATGACCGGCTCCCCAGGCAATGAGCTACCTCTCCTGCAGCTTCAAGAGGTGGACTCCAGCAAGGTTGGGGAGAACGGGGGCTCCGCTGGGTTGCTGCCCTCCATGTACAATGGTGCCCTGCCTACGCTAAGCATGGACAACCACGCTGTGTGCATCCCGTCCCCCTACACGGACAGCGGCCACGACTACACCACACTGACCTTCTACAGGCCTCCCATCCTGGGCCATGCTGGCCCCGCCGTTCCCGAGGGCCCTGACGTGCGCCCCTccctcagcccctctctcttctGGCCGTCCCACGGGCACCACGGCCACGTACCCCAGCTGGCCCTGCACTTCCAGCAACCCCTGCTGTACAGAGAGCCCCCTCACAGCCCCTGGGGGGAACCCAAACCACTCGAACAGGGCCACGCCCAGACCAG CAAGCTCGCGAAGAGGGTGGCGGAGAGCGAGGAGGGGGCGAGCTCCGGCGGGGGCTGTTTTGCGGGGAAGGGAGACATGCACTTCTGCGCCGTGTGCCACGACTACGCCTCGGGGTATCACTACGGCGTCTGGTCCTGCGAGGGCTGCAAGGCCTTCTTCAAGAGGAGTATCCAAG GGCACAATGATTACATCTGCCCTGCCACCAATCAGTGCACTATCGACAAGAACCGGCGCAAGAGCTGCCAGGCGTGCCGACTCCGCAAGTGCTATGAAGTGGGCATGATGAAGTGTG GTGTCAGACGCGAGCGCTGTACGTACCGGGGAGCACGACACCGCCGTCTGCCCCAGATCCGTGACTTGGCGGGGtccgggggcggggcccgggCGCACAGGCGGGGTGAGGGGCCCGCCACTCAGGTGCAGTCCTCAGCGCTCACGCCCGAACAGCTCATCGACCACATCGTGGAGGCGGAGCCCCCGGAGATCTACCTCATGAAGGAGCTGAAGAAGCCCTTCACCGAGGACAGCATGATGAGGTCGCTCACCAACCTGGCAGACAAGGAGCTTGTCCTCATGATCAGCTGGGCCAAAAAGATCCCAG GGTTTGTGGAGCTGGACCTGTCTGACCAAGTGCACCTGCTGGAATGCTGCTGGCTGGAGCTGCTCATGCTGGGCCTGATGTGGAGGTCTGTAGATCACCCTGGAAAGCTCATCTTTTCTCCAGACCTCAAGCTCAATAG GGATGAAGGAAGTTGTGTGGACGGGATCCTGGAAATCTTTGATATGCTGCTGGCGGCGACCTCCAGGTTCCGGGAGCTGAAGCTACAGAGGGAGGAGTATGTGTGCCTCAAAGCCATTATCCTCCTCAACCCCA ACCTGTGCTCAGCCTCAGCCACCGACAACCGCGAGGAGACAGAGAGCCGCAGCAAGCTTCTGCACATGCTGGACGCGGTGACCGACGCGCTGGTCTGGACCATCGCTAAGAGGGGCCTGACCTTCCAGCAGCAGTCCGCCCGGCTGGCCCACCTGCTCATGCTGTTGGCCCACATCCGCCACGTCAG TAATAAGGGCATGGAGCACCTGTCCAACATGAAGAGGAAGAACCTGGTGCCGCTCTACGACCTCCTCTTGGAGATGCTGGACGCCAACACCATGCACGGCACCCGAATGTCTGAATCATACTCCCAGCCACCCCCCTGGCCCCCCACTGCACAGAGCCAGCCCAGCCCACAGCCGTCTTGCAGCGGGGAGGGGCCTTGTCCTCCCAAGGAAAGCA
- the esr2b gene encoding estrogen receptor 2b isoform X1 gives MMAKMTGSPGNELPLLQLQEVDSSKVGENGGSAGLLPSMYNGALPTLSMDNHAVCIPSPYTDSGHDYTTLTFYRPPILGHAGPAVPEGPDVRPSLSPSLFWPSHGHHGHVPQLALHFQQPLLYREPPHSPWGEPKPLEQGHAQTRNRPRSCWVDGCYHAVAGYSFARWSCGFVACSLHRPSGTYRTHRCLLLSSSKLAKRVAESEEGASSGGGCFAGKGDMHFCAVCHDYASGYHYGVWSCEGCKAFFKRSIQGHNDYICPATNQCTIDKNRRKSCQACRLRKCYEVGMMKCGVRRERCTYRGARHRRLPQIRDLAGSGGGARAHRRGEGPATQVQSSALTPEQLIDHIVEAEPPEIYLMKELKKPFTEDSMMRSLTNLADKELVLMISWAKKIPGFVELDLSDQVHLLECCWLELLMLGLMWRSVDHPGKLIFSPDLKLNRDEGSCVDGILEIFDMLLAATSRFRELKLQREEYVCLKAIILLNPNLCSASATDNREETESRSKLLHMLDAVTDALVWTIAKRGLTFQQQSARLAHLLMLLAHIRHVSNKGMEHLSNMKRKNLVPLYDLLLEMLDANTMHGTRMSESYSQPPPWPPTAQSQPSPQPSCSGEGPCPPKESSTI, from the exons ATGATGGCCAAAATGACCGGCTCCCCAGGCAATGAGCTACCTCTCCTGCAGCTTCAAGAGGTGGACTCCAGCAAGGTTGGGGAGAACGGGGGCTCCGCTGGGTTGCTGCCCTCCATGTACAATGGTGCCCTGCCTACGCTAAGCATGGACAACCACGCTGTGTGCATCCCGTCCCCCTACACGGACAGCGGCCACGACTACACCACACTGACCTTCTACAGGCCTCCCATCCTGGGCCATGCTGGCCCCGCCGTTCCCGAGGGCCCTGACGTGCGCCCCTccctcagcccctctctcttctGGCCGTCCCACGGGCACCACGGCCACGTACCCCAGCTGGCCCTGCACTTCCAGCAACCCCTGCTGTACAGAGAGCCCCCTCACAGCCCCTGGGGGGAACCCAAACCACTCGAACAGGGCCACGCCCAGACCAG GAATCGACCAAGGAGCTGTTGGGTCGATGGGTGTTATCATGCTGTGGCAG GATACTCGTTCGCTCGATGGAGTTGTGGGTTCGTGGCGTGTTCTTTGCATCGACCCAGTGGGACATACCGTACTCACCGCTGCCTCCTGCTGTCCTCCAGCAAGCTCGCGAAGAGGGTGGCGGAGAGCGAGGAGGGGGCGAGCTCCGGCGGGGGCTGTTTTGCGGGGAAGGGAGACATGCACTTCTGCGCCGTGTGCCACGACTACGCCTCGGGGTATCACTACGGCGTCTGGTCCTGCGAGGGCTGCAAGGCCTTCTTCAAGAGGAGTATCCAAG GGCACAATGATTACATCTGCCCTGCCACCAATCAGTGCACTATCGACAAGAACCGGCGCAAGAGCTGCCAGGCGTGCCGACTCCGCAAGTGCTATGAAGTGGGCATGATGAAGTGTG GTGTCAGACGCGAGCGCTGTACGTACCGGGGAGCACGACACCGCCGTCTGCCCCAGATCCGTGACTTGGCGGGGtccgggggcggggcccgggCGCACAGGCGGGGTGAGGGGCCCGCCACTCAGGTGCAGTCCTCAGCGCTCACGCCCGAACAGCTCATCGACCACATCGTGGAGGCGGAGCCCCCGGAGATCTACCTCATGAAGGAGCTGAAGAAGCCCTTCACCGAGGACAGCATGATGAGGTCGCTCACCAACCTGGCAGACAAGGAGCTTGTCCTCATGATCAGCTGGGCCAAAAAGATCCCAG GGTTTGTGGAGCTGGACCTGTCTGACCAAGTGCACCTGCTGGAATGCTGCTGGCTGGAGCTGCTCATGCTGGGCCTGATGTGGAGGTCTGTAGATCACCCTGGAAAGCTCATCTTTTCTCCAGACCTCAAGCTCAATAG GGATGAAGGAAGTTGTGTGGACGGGATCCTGGAAATCTTTGATATGCTGCTGGCGGCGACCTCCAGGTTCCGGGAGCTGAAGCTACAGAGGGAGGAGTATGTGTGCCTCAAAGCCATTATCCTCCTCAACCCCA ACCTGTGCTCAGCCTCAGCCACCGACAACCGCGAGGAGACAGAGAGCCGCAGCAAGCTTCTGCACATGCTGGACGCGGTGACCGACGCGCTGGTCTGGACCATCGCTAAGAGGGGCCTGACCTTCCAGCAGCAGTCCGCCCGGCTGGCCCACCTGCTCATGCTGTTGGCCCACATCCGCCACGTCAG TAATAAGGGCATGGAGCACCTGTCCAACATGAAGAGGAAGAACCTGGTGCCGCTCTACGACCTCCTCTTGGAGATGCTGGACGCCAACACCATGCACGGCACCCGAATGTCTGAATCATACTCCCAGCCACCCCCCTGGCCCCCCACTGCACAGAGCCAGCCCAGCCCACAGCCGTCTTGCAGCGGGGAGGGGCCTTGTCCTCCCAAGGAAAGCA
- the esr2b gene encoding estrogen receptor 2b isoform X4: MMAKMTGSPGNELPLLQLQEVDSSKVGENGGSAGLLPSMYNGALPTLSMDNHAVCIPSPYTDSGHDYTTLTFYRPPILGHAGPAVPEGPDVRPSLSPSLFWPSHGHHGHVPQLALHFQQPLLYREPPHSPWGEPKPLEQGHAQTSKLAKRVAESEEGASSGGGCFAGKGDMHFCAVCHDYASGYHYGVWSCEGCKAFFKRSIQGHNDYICPATNQCTIDKNRRKSCQACRLRKCYEVGMMKCAGVRRERCTYRGARHRRLPQIRDLAGSGGGARAHRRGEGPATQVQSSALTPEQLIDHIVEAEPPEIYLMKELKKPFTEDSMMRSLTNLADKELVLMISWAKKIPGFVELDLSDQVHLLECCWLELLMLGLMWRDEGSCVDGILEIFDMLLAATSRFRELKLQREEYVCLKAIILLNPNLCSASATDNREETESRSKLLHMLDAVTDALVWTIAKRGLTFQQQSARLAHLLMLLAHIRHVSNKGMEHLSNMKRKNLVPLYDLLLEMLDANTMHGTRMSESYSQPPPWPPTAQSQPSPQPSCSGEGPCPPKESSTI, from the exons ATGATGGCCAAAATGACCGGCTCCCCAGGCAATGAGCTACCTCTCCTGCAGCTTCAAGAGGTGGACTCCAGCAAGGTTGGGGAGAACGGGGGCTCCGCTGGGTTGCTGCCCTCCATGTACAATGGTGCCCTGCCTACGCTAAGCATGGACAACCACGCTGTGTGCATCCCGTCCCCCTACACGGACAGCGGCCACGACTACACCACACTGACCTTCTACAGGCCTCCCATCCTGGGCCATGCTGGCCCCGCCGTTCCCGAGGGCCCTGACGTGCGCCCCTccctcagcccctctctcttctGGCCGTCCCACGGGCACCACGGCCACGTACCCCAGCTGGCCCTGCACTTCCAGCAACCCCTGCTGTACAGAGAGCCCCCTCACAGCCCCTGGGGGGAACCCAAACCACTCGAACAGGGCCACGCCCAGACCAG CAAGCTCGCGAAGAGGGTGGCGGAGAGCGAGGAGGGGGCGAGCTCCGGCGGGGGCTGTTTTGCGGGGAAGGGAGACATGCACTTCTGCGCCGTGTGCCACGACTACGCCTCGGGGTATCACTACGGCGTCTGGTCCTGCGAGGGCTGCAAGGCCTTCTTCAAGAGGAGTATCCAAG GGCACAATGATTACATCTGCCCTGCCACCAATCAGTGCACTATCGACAAGAACCGGCGCAAGAGCTGCCAGGCGTGCCGACTCCGCAAGTGCTATGAAGTGGGCATGATGAAGTGTG CAGGTGTCAGACGCGAGCGCTGTACGTACCGGGGAGCACGACACCGCCGTCTGCCCCAGATCCGTGACTTGGCGGGGtccgggggcggggcccgggCGCACAGGCGGGGTGAGGGGCCCGCCACTCAGGTGCAGTCCTCAGCGCTCACGCCCGAACAGCTCATCGACCACATCGTGGAGGCGGAGCCCCCGGAGATCTACCTCATGAAGGAGCTGAAGAAGCCCTTCACCGAGGACAGCATGATGAGGTCGCTCACCAACCTGGCAGACAAGGAGCTTGTCCTCATGATCAGCTGGGCCAAAAAGATCCCAG GGTTTGTGGAGCTGGACCTGTCTGACCAAGTGCACCTGCTGGAATGCTGCTGGCTGGAGCTGCTCATGCTGGGCCTGATGTGGAG GGATGAAGGAAGTTGTGTGGACGGGATCCTGGAAATCTTTGATATGCTGCTGGCGGCGACCTCCAGGTTCCGGGAGCTGAAGCTACAGAGGGAGGAGTATGTGTGCCTCAAAGCCATTATCCTCCTCAACCCCA ACCTGTGCTCAGCCTCAGCCACCGACAACCGCGAGGAGACAGAGAGCCGCAGCAAGCTTCTGCACATGCTGGACGCGGTGACCGACGCGCTGGTCTGGACCATCGCTAAGAGGGGCCTGACCTTCCAGCAGCAGTCCGCCCGGCTGGCCCACCTGCTCATGCTGTTGGCCCACATCCGCCACGTCAG TAATAAGGGCATGGAGCACCTGTCCAACATGAAGAGGAAGAACCTGGTGCCGCTCTACGACCTCCTCTTGGAGATGCTGGACGCCAACACCATGCACGGCACCCGAATGTCTGAATCATACTCCCAGCCACCCCCCTGGCCCCCCACTGCACAGAGCCAGCCCAGCCCACAGCCGTCTTGCAGCGGGGAGGGGCCTTGTCCTCCCAAGGAAAGCA
- the esr2b gene encoding estrogen receptor 2b isoform X2 encodes MMAKMTGSPGNELPLLQLQEVDSSKVGENGGSAGLLPSMYNGALPTLSMDNHAVCIPSPYTDSGHDYTTLTFYRPPILGHAGPAVPEGPDVRPSLSPSLFWPSHGHHGHVPQLALHFQQPLLYREPPHSPWGEPKPLEQGHAQTSKLAKRVAESEEGASSGGGCFAGKGDMHFCAVCHDYASGYHYGVWSCEGCKAFFKRSIQGHNDYICPATNQCTIDKNRRKSCQACRLRKCYEVGMMKCAGVRRERCTYRGARHRRLPQIRDLAGSGGGARAHRRGEGPATQVQSSALTPEQLIDHIVEAEPPEIYLMKELKKPFTEDSMMRSLTNLADKELVLMISWAKKIPGFVELDLSDQVHLLECCWLELLMLGLMWRSVDHPGKLIFSPDLKLNRDEGSCVDGILEIFDMLLAATSRFRELKLQREEYVCLKAIILLNPNLCSASATDNREETESRSKLLHMLDAVTDALVWTIAKRGLTFQQQSARLAHLLMLLAHIRHVSNKGMEHLSNMKRKNLVPLYDLLLEMLDANTMHGTRMSESYSQPPPWPPTAQSQPSPQPSCSGEGPCPPKESSTI; translated from the exons ATGATGGCCAAAATGACCGGCTCCCCAGGCAATGAGCTACCTCTCCTGCAGCTTCAAGAGGTGGACTCCAGCAAGGTTGGGGAGAACGGGGGCTCCGCTGGGTTGCTGCCCTCCATGTACAATGGTGCCCTGCCTACGCTAAGCATGGACAACCACGCTGTGTGCATCCCGTCCCCCTACACGGACAGCGGCCACGACTACACCACACTGACCTTCTACAGGCCTCCCATCCTGGGCCATGCTGGCCCCGCCGTTCCCGAGGGCCCTGACGTGCGCCCCTccctcagcccctctctcttctGGCCGTCCCACGGGCACCACGGCCACGTACCCCAGCTGGCCCTGCACTTCCAGCAACCCCTGCTGTACAGAGAGCCCCCTCACAGCCCCTGGGGGGAACCCAAACCACTCGAACAGGGCCACGCCCAGACCAG CAAGCTCGCGAAGAGGGTGGCGGAGAGCGAGGAGGGGGCGAGCTCCGGCGGGGGCTGTTTTGCGGGGAAGGGAGACATGCACTTCTGCGCCGTGTGCCACGACTACGCCTCGGGGTATCACTACGGCGTCTGGTCCTGCGAGGGCTGCAAGGCCTTCTTCAAGAGGAGTATCCAAG GGCACAATGATTACATCTGCCCTGCCACCAATCAGTGCACTATCGACAAGAACCGGCGCAAGAGCTGCCAGGCGTGCCGACTCCGCAAGTGCTATGAAGTGGGCATGATGAAGTGTG CAGGTGTCAGACGCGAGCGCTGTACGTACCGGGGAGCACGACACCGCCGTCTGCCCCAGATCCGTGACTTGGCGGGGtccgggggcggggcccgggCGCACAGGCGGGGTGAGGGGCCCGCCACTCAGGTGCAGTCCTCAGCGCTCACGCCCGAACAGCTCATCGACCACATCGTGGAGGCGGAGCCCCCGGAGATCTACCTCATGAAGGAGCTGAAGAAGCCCTTCACCGAGGACAGCATGATGAGGTCGCTCACCAACCTGGCAGACAAGGAGCTTGTCCTCATGATCAGCTGGGCCAAAAAGATCCCAG GGTTTGTGGAGCTGGACCTGTCTGACCAAGTGCACCTGCTGGAATGCTGCTGGCTGGAGCTGCTCATGCTGGGCCTGATGTGGAGGTCTGTAGATCACCCTGGAAAGCTCATCTTTTCTCCAGACCTCAAGCTCAATAG GGATGAAGGAAGTTGTGTGGACGGGATCCTGGAAATCTTTGATATGCTGCTGGCGGCGACCTCCAGGTTCCGGGAGCTGAAGCTACAGAGGGAGGAGTATGTGTGCCTCAAAGCCATTATCCTCCTCAACCCCA ACCTGTGCTCAGCCTCAGCCACCGACAACCGCGAGGAGACAGAGAGCCGCAGCAAGCTTCTGCACATGCTGGACGCGGTGACCGACGCGCTGGTCTGGACCATCGCTAAGAGGGGCCTGACCTTCCAGCAGCAGTCCGCCCGGCTGGCCCACCTGCTCATGCTGTTGGCCCACATCCGCCACGTCAG TAATAAGGGCATGGAGCACCTGTCCAACATGAAGAGGAAGAACCTGGTGCCGCTCTACGACCTCCTCTTGGAGATGCTGGACGCCAACACCATGCACGGCACCCGAATGTCTGAATCATACTCCCAGCCACCCCCCTGGCCCCCCACTGCACAGAGCCAGCCCAGCCCACAGCCGTCTTGCAGCGGGGAGGGGCCTTGTCCTCCCAAGGAAAGCA